One Myxococcota bacterium genomic window, GCGACGACCAGGGGCCAGAGGTCGAGCCCCTGCTCCTGGGGAGCGGGCGTCGGTAGCGGGGGTTGGGAATCCGGGACGGCGCCCGCGCGCGACGCGAAGAGCAGCGCAGCAATCGAGAAGCCGAGGGTCAGACGTCGAACGATGCCAGACATGGACGATCTCCTTCGAGGTGTGCCGTCCCCCAGAGCAGATCGCGTGCCAAGGCTGTGGAGGGCGCGGAAGTGTGCGCGCACACAGCGAAAACGGCGGAGCCCCCCGCTGCCCGGGGAAACGCGCCGCCGTCCATTCGCTGTCCAGGTCCGGACACCCGCTGTCGGGGCCCGAGGTCTGCGACCGATCAGCCGATCTTGCGGAAGCCGATCAGACCACCGCCGTCGAGCACCAGGGTCTGGCCCGTCACCCAGCGGCTGGCGTCGCTCGCGAAGTAGAGCGCGGCGGCACCGATGTCCTCGGGTTCGCCGAGGCGACCCAGCGGGTACTGCTGGGCCACCTGCTCGCCCTTGCCGCCTTCCCAGAGCGCCTTCGCGAAGTCGGTCTTCACCAGACCGGGCGCGATGCAGTTGACGCGCACCTTCGGGGCCAGCTCGGCCGCGAGCTGCTTCGTCAGGTGCATCAGCGCGGCCTTCGTGACGTCGTAGACGCCGAGGATCGGGTTCGTGGAGAGGCCGCCCACACTCGAGATGTGGATGACCGCACCCCCCTGCTCCTTCATGCAGGTGTTCCAGGCCAGCTGGGTCCAGAACATCGGGGCGGTGAGGTTCACCTCGAAGGTCTTGTCCCAGCGGGCGCGGTCGACGTCGATGGTCGGGCCG contains:
- a CDS encoding SDR family oxidoreductase, with amino-acid sequence MNTAARLDGKVALVTGGSRGIGKGIAKAFADAGAQVMITSRKAESCEAAAKELGDSVHWEAGHIGKNEDAERVIGATVDKLGGLDILVNNAATNPYAGPTIDVDRARWDKTFEVNLTAPMFWTQLAWNTCMKEQGGAVIHISSVGGLSTNPILGVYDVTKAALMHLTKQLAAELAPKVRVNCIAPGLVKTDFAKALWEGGKGEQVAQQYPLGRLGEPEDIGAAALYFASDASRWVTGQTLVLDGGGLIGFRKIG